In a genomic window of Cynocephalus volans isolate mCynVol1 chromosome 1, mCynVol1.pri, whole genome shotgun sequence:
- the METTL8 gene encoding tRNA N(3)-methylcytidine methyltransferase METTL8, mitochondrial isoform X2 has product MQWSNEEEAAARKKVEENSAVRVLLEEQDKYESEASKYWDKFYKIHKNKFFKDRNWLLREFPEILPVDQKTKEKEGESSWDHLKTNAANCFSRMHCPTMPAETNHCKKNLSLSDGQSKAESNFSNIYSEEHRKGPLKTELFPGSSAIFRILEVGCGAGNSVFPILNNLQNAPESFLYCCDFASGAVELVKSHSSYRAAQCSAFVHDVCDDGLPYPFPDGTLDVILLVFVLSSIHPDRMQGVVNRLSKLLKPGGMLLFRDYGRYDKTQLRFKKGHCLSENFYVRGDGTRAYFFTKGEVHSMFCKAGLEEKQNLVDRRLQVNRKKQVKMHRVWVQGKFQKPLYWTQKSSKLVFSLLSHD; this is encoded by the exons aTAAGTATGAGAGTGAAGCTAGTAAATACTGGGACAAATTTTACAAGATTCATAAGAATAAGTTTTTCAAGGATCGTAATTGGTTGTTGAGGGAATTTCCTGAAATTCTTCCAGTTGATCAAAAAActaaagagaaggagggagaatcATCATGGGATCACTTAAAGACTAATGCTGCAAATTGTTTCTCAAGAATGCACTGCCCTACTATGCCTGCAGAAACAAATCATTGTAAGAAAAATCTGAGCTTGTCAGATGGTCAAAGCAAAGCAGAATCTAATTTTTCCAATATATACTCTGAAGAACACAGAAAAGGACCTCTGAAGACTGAATTGTTTCCTGGTAGCAGTGCCATTTTCAGAATACTAGAG GTTGGCTGTGGTGCtggaaatagtgtctttccaATTCTGAACAACTTGCA GAATGCTCCAGAGTCCTTCCTTTATTGTTGTGATTTTGCTTCTGGAGCTGTGGAACTAGTAAAG TCGCACTCATCCTACAGAGCAGCCCAGTGTTCTGCTTTTGTTCACGATGTATGTGATGATGGTTTACCCTACCCTTTTCCAGATGGGACCCTGGATGTCATTCTGCTTGTCTTCGTGCTCTCTTCTATTCATCCTGACAG gatGCAAGGTGTTGTAAACCGATTGTCCAAGTTACTGAAACctggaggaatgctgttatttcGGGACTATGGAAGATATGATAAGACTCAGCTTCGTTTTAAAAAGG ggcattgtttatctgaaaattttTATGTTCGAGGAGATGGTACCAGAGCATATTTCTTTACAAAAG GGGAAGTCCACAGTATGTTCTGCAAGGCTGGtttagaagaaaagcaaaatctgGTTGATCGTCGTTTACAAGTTAATAGGAAAAAACAAGTGAAAATGCACCGAGTATGGGTTCAAGGCAAATTCCAGAAGCCATTGTACTGGACTCAAAAGAGCTCCAAATTGGTATTTTCACTCCTTTCTCATGACTGA